The DNA sequence TGAGCACTGAATCAATTCAAATATGAGGCGAACAGAGGCAAAGGCGCGGCACGGCGAGACGAGACAGAGGAGCGGCTCGGTGCGGCGCGACACATCGAGGCATGCAGAGGCACGCCATGCAGAtctggagagaaagagagagagagagagagagagagatatggaGACGGAGGCGCAGCGCAACGCGTCCAGTCCAGGTGGGGGTGCACGTGGCGAGAGGCGGAGGGAGGAGGGGGGAAGGCGGcagagagagaagatgagagGGATGGGGGAGAGATGACTGATGAGGGGACTCACGTACTAGggaatttcttttcttttttaagggtataaatattaaatttaataaaaaatatgtagTATTTATGTATTTTAGCTTGTGtggatatatttttatttttgtccagAATAGGTAAAACCTactattaacccaaaaaaaaaagataaaaagtaTATAAAATGCCTAATCTATTCTTTGAATGTTTACATAGTATTTTCGAGTGATATCATTCCACTGTAAGTCTGTAAGACTACATAATTCAAATTGATGACATATATACCCATTTGGTTGTTTCACAAAAGCCAATAATAATATAATCATTGTCTTGCAtaatttatcttattttatcaaacaaattataaaatttcaaagaatcCCATGCTTATTCCACAGCATTTGTGCTTCAATGAAGCCTAGGCTAAGATGAGGCCCTGCAGCTAAGCTTGTACCACTTTGATTTTCATCCAATATGGTTGAATTCATCCTGAAaaagtaaattaataaaatcaagTTTAGATAGTGGAGAATATTGATATTTTaagataatatttaaattatgatgtatAAATTATTAGCATCTAGAAAAAGAAAGCAAatttatatactataatttaaggAGTAATTTCACCTAAATATACGATTTTcacttgaatttgatttttgCACGggaattaaataatttttcttcGAAAGGAGAGCAAACtctcaattattttaattctttatacGAGTGTCAAATGTCCTCAAATTAATGTTGAAGTTGACGccttaaatatttatatagctTAAACAATGTAATTGGATATTTAACTTTAGTTAGCCACAATAACATTAATTTGGAAAGAATTAATAACCGCGcgtgaaaaatcaaaataattgaaatattatgtatatttgGAGACACAATTTTTAGttcatatacaaaataaaaagtggatgaaaatttgtgtatttgattgcaattttcttataatttacaatattatcttaatttaaataaataattatatgttAAAAGAACTAAATAGTTACCCGGTTTGGTTTCTTTCAACAGTCTGATCAGTTAATGAAGTTGCATCATCCATTTGCATCGATGATGCTGCCTGCACCTAAAATGCAACCCCCTTTTCAGGcttaacaataataattatatatatatatatatagggagataTATAggtatatagggagaggttcgaGAAAGAACCACtgaataaaagaagaacgaagaatcattttcagttattcgattatcaagatctacgatgaATGCATCATCTTATTGGATAAATGCAGATTATGGGtttgaatcctgaagggagcaattttttttatttttttgagtgcattaattttaacagtgaatgcatgcattaatttttacatttgatgcattagatttgatggttctcacattctcacaaataatgtagtgtTCTCTAGAatcacactatatatatatatatatatattgtaattacTTTACACTTCATTAAATAAAGAGTCACACACCTTTATACTATCTTACTCTTATACGTAACGGTGCCGAAGAAAGGCCATGTCGATTGAGATGGAAAGAGTAATAAAATGTTtattgcataataataataatatccgTAATAggaaaaattgcacctaaatacacaaactttgccaaaaatccatatttgacgcaaagttaggattttacattttaatacaccaactttcgttgttgtctaaatttgacacgacttaattcttaaaaattcaaaaaacaacccatttttataaataattatacaaagactcacttatgttataatttgggacatttaaaccaaaacaagatatttccttatgatgttttcttttaaaccattttaggcgcggatcaaagattaaaagaaaacatcataaggaaatatcttgttttggtttaaatgtcccaaataataacataagtgggtctttgtataattatttacaaaaacgggttatttttgaatttttaagaattaagtcgtgtcaaatttggacaacaacgaaagttggtgtattaaaatgtaaaatcctaacttcgcgtcaaatatgaatttttgataaagtttgtgtattttcacgcaattatacCGTAATAATAACTATATTACCTCAACATTTTCAGTCCTTTCATGAACAAGTTGATTTCCTAGCAGTTTGGCCTACAAACAGGATGAATACAAAGttgattatataaatataattaataatgaagttgcttgaaaaatgaaaatcacatcaaattatttattaatattgtttgCTAAAAATTCGTTGTCAATGACCGTATTttattagggatgtcaatgcagctcGAAatccgtgggccgacccgaataacccgataaaattagagggttagggttgaaaaatcgcaacccgaaaaaacctccagcccgattagcccgcacccgactaacccggaacccgatagggctagcccgcaAATcggatgggctggcccggtggaCTGAcagaattgtgactgatgcatccagttacaacttctgcaatgtttagatctatggtatttgcttaaatatatatatgtagcctcattaaaaaaagtgaaattaattagttagaatatatatgtgtgtgtgtgtgcaatctcattaaaaaaagtgaaattaattacgaatttttttgtagaaattgattattagtatctcattagttagaaattaattattagtatctcattttaaagttatacgaattttttttttctgtcaatgagacgtgcatggcaaatccactaattattcaataataatttagattgattctagtgcattgatacatgttaaattttactatctcattttaatataattttgtttatgcaATCTttaatatcttatatttttgcatttcatgatttgctatataatttatatatttaatatctatgtatattttatatattatacattagatcattagaaataatagaatacaaatgataattttatttttacgcctttaacatgattagcccgatgggctagcccgaaacccgaaaatttagggttagggttgaagatttacaactcgaaaaaatctccaacccgattagcccgcacccgactaactcggaacccgatagggctagcccgaaaacccggtgggctgacccgattgacattcctatattttatactatacgTTAGAGTGTAAAATAAAGCTTGCATTTTGCTCATTTGAGTTTATTCAGCTCTATTTAATTGGAAATCAATAATCAGTTAAAAATTACCCAAGTTCAACTCTTAAATTACATCCCGAATTTGAATCCGACAGtgactttttatttattacttataaatattacaaatataacatatattatcttcgttgttTACTTAATATCCAAAGTAAATTTTTCCGACCAATTTAAACTGACGTCTCAAAATCAATTATATGTCTACAAACAACCTGAAAAAGCTCTTTCAAATGCTGAAAATCCAATGAAATCTTCTGTAAGTTTTTTGAAAATTGTGATTCGAGCTATAAAGTGAATAGTAGAGATAAATGCCgactatatttataatatattgttAAATTCAAACTAAAAAATGGacataaaatcaaattttgatgtATATTTTTTAAGAATAACTCACCTTTGACAATTGTATACGCTGAATAGCGCTAGCAAGAAACTGCTGGTAAACTCCTGCTTCTAGAGCTGAATTGATTTTCTCAACATTAGGTTCATAATACCTgccaaaaaacacaaaaaaaaagaaaaacaatttaTTAATTTCCTGATATTGTAataatataaagaaaatatatactaGTAAATGTATAACCTCATTTTTTCCTGCGACTCACGTTGTTTCCTGTTGAGTTTGTCTAGTTTCTCTTCAAGTTCCTGTTGGAAAAAATGTTTATTCCATCTAAATTCATTAGTAATAAATTTTAGATTAggtattaattatgtttaaaatagatgaatttaatatatttatgtattCTAATTCGATTTTAGATGAATGAACAGTTAATTAATATTCGAAAATTACTAGAACTATTAAATGTAGTAGATTTTATAATGTGTAGGATTTATGGATGCATGTGACCTATGCATGACGACGCGTGGAAGCAGGGACGGATCTAGAAATTTAATAATGACCGGGCGAGATTTCACCGGATGATTCTAATAaagttttaataaagaaaacgagttgaatcttgaataattatttgaaatgacacAATTATGACCGGGCGAGATtaacatatatagataaaaaaaaattaaaatcatacatttataggtaacaaaaaaaaatttgaccGGGCGACGGCCTGGGGTGCCTGGCCTTTAGATCCGTCCCTGCGTGGAAGCTACAAAATGGTGGTTATACCTTGCACTCTTTTATGAAAGGGCACACACCATATTCCTCCGTAgtgtttgaatttctttatttacttatatcatttatttcaaaacaaaaaaaaaaacacacatctTTTCGCAAAAAGACACATACTTTTGTAGTATAAATTATCGCTTTGATTGACAATTAAATCACAAAAGCTCTTGTGAAATCGGTTTTATGTTGAAACTAgcttcacaatgacactacttcaacatacaaatgacagtTTAAAATATTAAAGTCCATTTTAATAGGTCACTtcttaaatttgaaaaatagtCCATTTTAATTTGACAaattatttataagaatataacAAAAATAGTTGAATTAGGTtattaattaagaatataaaatcataacataaaatattatacGGAAAATTTTTAGTATAAACAATACATTGGTTTGGCACTTTGTGCCTCGACTAATCCccaaattatatcttaaaattaagtttgtaattatttataaaagaagACTATAAACACCCATGCAAAAACCAATTTAAACCATTAAATTTCTATTTAAATCGAATTGAAAGTAGTGATGGAATTAGCTAGTGTAAATTACCTCAATACTGAACTTGTTGGCCAGCAAAATCGGCGAGGTGATTGAACATTCAtgtcaagtaaaaaaaataaaatcgttaaaaataatactaatattttgttttgcaatattaatgtttatttttaaatatatatattatataaaaacaaTAAAGTGAAGGTAAAGCTTAAAAGCATAAGGGCTTCTTACATGGCTATCTTTTCCAGCATTTCACCTTCATACTTCAACTGCTTCAACTTTTGAGACAAGAACTACATAATGAAATTTATTTGTCAatcgtaataataataataaaaaaaaacaacaataattaataataatgcTTAGATATGTAAAGAttcttcaattcaaaatttcaaatacAATTTTCAAAAAGCTCGGCAAATGAATATGCACCTCTTCGTGATTAATAGGCCTGCAAtacaaacaaaaatatttttttaatatattttttttaaaaaataaagaaaataaatgtatTTATGAAATCAGATTAATAAATGAATGATTTCACAACTTACCCTCCTCTTAGCTCATCAGGCCTGTCAACAAAACGAAGGAAGATATCCTCAATTctgcaagaaaataaaaattaaaaaatagttcAATTGGCAAACCATGTACAATATTTATAACGTATAgatctattaaaattaaatcttctgtcactttaatttaaaacaattaattttgTGTTCCTATTGAGATTTGAAAGTGTAAATATTTCTAGTGTTATCATTCTCATTGAGCTACTAAAATTTTGTTTCAAATTATCAAACATTTAATTTTAACCTTGTTTgctatagtaatttttttttatgtaatctaAAGGATCGATGATCACGAATTTTGATATCTCCAACAACTAATCAAATTACTCAGAATATACTTAGAGGGAGTTTAATTTTGAGTACAAGCAAATGTAGAGACATATAAAGACAAAAAGGAAACCTTCCGTTGCTAGCGAAGCTCGTAAGGCGGCCGGAGGGCGAAAACATGATGAGGGCGACGTCCGTGTCGCATAGAACCGAGAGCTCGCCGGCCTTTTTGACGATGCCATCCTTGCGCTTCGTGTAAGTGAGTTGTCGGGAAGTAGGGTTGTCGATTCGCCTCATTGCGAGCTTCTTGCGCCCCATGGTGGGTGTCGTCGTcgtaagaagaagaagaggaggaggaagatctCGAGGAAGAGCATAAATTAGAGGAACGATGTGAATTTTGTAGCCATTTATGGggccataaataaaagattatgtACGGCCAAATGAATTAAATGTTGAGCTAAGCTATAATTTAAATGCTCTCTATGTGTGATGATTTGTTTTTTTGCTTCATAGTGATGAGAGAATCTGGTTTGGCTGTGTATTTGAGATTTGGTTTCTTAACAAGTGTTGCCTAGTGTCTAAATGGCCTTTTTTTAAGGAAAGTATTCGtttgtaattaatttaaatttgaatttacaTTATCAAGAAGCCGAAAGGGGATTTGAATAGCTTTTAATTACACAATCTAAATGCAAAAGGAGTGGATGCTCCAACGGCTTTTGTTTTTCATGTGAACGTCGTAAATACTCCCTTGCTCCGTCTCGATTCAATAGGTCACAAGCCTTAAAtacgaatattaaaaaataaataatttacaataaAATAGGAGAGTGAAATTAACTTTTGTTGATGATAGATATGTCCAAAAAGTAGGTGAGAGAAATAATGAaaagataattatgtgtgaaaTACAATATCatttgatgtaaataatgagttacaTGAAGATATTTGCTATATATGTATTTACTTTCTATTTTAGAaagtgacctattgaattgagacgtctgaataaggaaacatgacatATTGAATtgagatggagagagtattttttttttcttttatgggatatttttttattttgattaatgaatTAAAAAGATTAACttactttttattaattattattaaatgataaaaaactACATGTTATGCAATAATTGTAAaaacatttttttgtttttttaattatgggAAGAGGGAGCGACGTGGTTTGCTTGCTATTTACAGACATGAGTTTGCACCGTTTGGATGTTTATTGAGACAATTGTAAATACCATTattcaaacacacacacatatatattaatatatatttttatccaaTTACATGTTTCTCTTTCCGTACATTTTTTGTACTTTGCTTGAACGGATGATTTTTGTGTTTTACTTTGTCCGTACATTCAAATTTTATACTCGGACGGATGATTTTTGTGTTTTACTTTGTCCGTACATTCAAATTTTATGCTATGTCGAGCGCATTGTACATTAACCTTAAAATTTTGACACGTAGTTACCTATAATTGTATACTATATTGGTTTAGTATTATTGGATTTTACTTCGATTTTAATGACGTAGACacgattttgaaaaaaattaatatgtttTATTTCTCCTTCTTTATCGTAATTTAACACGTGTTTAACAATGCCAGATACGAAATTGAAATACCATAAAAACATACCAAATTCAAAGGGTCCTTCATTTCATTGGTCTTGTAatcttatgttttattttttgggcCAACTTTTTGGTAGTGAAGATAAAATTGATTCTCTTTTTCAATCGGGAGAAGATAAGTTGATAAATGCAAAGGTCAACggactatataaaaaaaatgttactatgcacaaaattaataaatctattaaatcTACAGCGAAAAGTGAAAACATTCCAAAACGACGACGCATAGCCCAAATCTGCGTAACGACGTCGTATAGCAAATTGAATCCATTGATGAAGCTCCATCTCCGATTTCAGCTAATCCATCAATGGAGAAGCACGTTCAGAGGCTCCTCAATCGAATCTCCGTCGCCGCCATAACCGCGGCCACGCtaatcctcctcctcctctccaTCCAAACGCCGCAAACCTGCTTCGACCCGTCCGACCCGAACCCGAAGCCCCACACCCGTTTCCCCAAATCCACCTGCGACTTCCACCCCCGCGCCTACACCACCGTCGAGAAGCGCAACCGCCGCGTCTGGTCCACCAAGGCCTGGAACGTCGCCGTTGCCTCCTACGCCTCCTTCTTCGAAACCCTCCGGGCCCGAAACCACATCGCGAACCACTCGCACGTGCTGGTCGTCTCCGCCGGGCCGGGCCACGCGGTCCGGGCCCTCAGGGATTCCGGCGTCGAGGACGTGACGGGGGTGGAGGTGGTGGAGTGGCCGCCGCTGGTGAGCCGCGCGGATCCGCACAATCTGCCGTTTTTCGACGGGATTTTCGATCTAGGGTTTGGCGCGTATCTGGATCTGGCTCTGTTCCCGGGTAGGTACGTGGGGCAGATTGAGCGCACGGTGAGGCGCGGCGGCGTCTGCGTGGTGGCCGTGGAGGAGTGTGGGGCGGAGGAGGTGGCGCAGATTGTGAAATTGTTCCAGAAATCGCGGTTCGTCGACGCGAAGAGCGTGGTTTTGGCCGGGGAGAGGAGGACTAGAATCGTCATGAAAGTTGAGAGTTAGCTActgaaactctctctctctaattctTAATTATTTCTCTGTAAATTGTTGTTGTCTTATCTTTCACACTTGACATAACCTAATTCTTTGAAAACAGATGAATCATTCTTTGTGAAATCAAATTGATTTGGCACATTTGAATGCTTTGTGTGGATTGAGATTCCGTTGAAAAATAtgtgtttaattatttcgaGCTTCTTTGTGTGTACATGATTTTGGGGAAAATTCTGCATATTGCTCAGAGGATTTGTTAGGTTATGTTCATGAATTTGAAGGAAGATTCATAGCTATAGTTTAGTGAATTCAATTTCATCAACTTTAGTTTCTCTATTATAGAAGCATACTTGAGTTCTTGATCGTAGTCTTGTTTATGTTCAGTCGAGTAATCAACTTTAGTTTCTCTATTATAGAAGCATACTCGAGTTCTTGATCGCTGTCTTGTTTATGTTCAGTCGAGAGACATCAAGAATTGTAATGAATACGAATAGATGATCCGCGAAGCTGATAGACATAATGTTTAGCTTGTTGCTAGAAAATCGAGTTGAACACTTTAAGGCTATCCCGGTTTCTGCATTATGTCGTGTGAGATCTCTTCATTAGGGTTCCTGGTTTACCTCAAGAATTAAATACGAATAGATGATCTCTGTGAAGCTGATAGACATAGTGTTTAGCTCTCCATGAGATCTCTGTGAAGTTGATAGACATAGAGTTTAGCTCATTGCTAGAATCCGGGTTGAAAGCTTTAAGCCTATCCTAGTTTCTGCATATGCTGTGTTAGATCTCTCCATGAGATCTCTGTGAAGCTGATAGACATGGTGTTTAGCTCATTGCTAGAATTTGGGTTGAACGCTTTAAAAGCCTATCCTAGTTTCTGCATTATGCTGTGTTAGATCTCTCCATTAGGGTTCTTGCTTTACCTCAAGAATTGTAATAAATACGGATTGATGATCTGTGAAGCTACAGACATAGTGTTCAGCTCGTTGCTAGAAAATCGGGTTGAACGATTTAAGCCTATCTCTGTTATTTCATTATGCACTGTGAGATCTCTCCACTGGGGTTCCTGTTTTAGTTGCCAAATCATTTGCAGTAGAAAATTGGTGGTTTATGTTATGATCTCTTTAACATAAAGTGCATGTTGTACCTTTTCTTTTGCTGTCCCCTTCTTTTAGAGATAGTTCTTGGAAATTTTGCTTTAAATCTGTTTCAATCTGGTCATTTAAAGCTGGATTGGGTTCTCATCTTTATTTGTGAATGTTATTTGATCCGCTGCAGATTACTTCTTTTTGTTGGGATGAATTTGAAATTATGTTTTAACTTTTCATGTGCACAATGAGATAGATGCATTGATTTCTTTGAGGACTTCGAAACATCAAGAATTTGTCTAATGTTGTACTCCCTCCggcccactgtaagtgagacatttttttggggcacgagaattaagaaagatTATTTTGtgtataggtgaaaaagtgaaaatgtgtttaaagggaaaaacttttacccaaaaaggaaaaagtctcacgcccaaaatagaaagagtctcagatacagtgggacggagggagtataaatttgctttcatttttttattcttaatgTTCTTATAAATAAGGGATTTGTTGTGTTGAGATGAAAGGGGTTCTTTGTTGATTTGGTGCACTGCACATTTGtatgattttattatttttcctcATATTGTGACTTCAATGGCAAGGTGGATAAATGCCTAAGATTTTATCATCACCGGAaaggtttatttattttattattatttttaataattgtagTACATATAGCCATAGGGAATGGATTTGGCTTATTTCCCCAAGTTGCATCATGGGTAATACTTTTCATCAAAAATTGTAGTCCATGGAATGAATCATGGGAAAAATAGtcaactcatttctcattatctttcctttcctttatttttaatattttttcaagttATATGAATATACTATAagaattcaatcttaaattacTGCAAACAAACACTAGATCTCCACTTAATAATGTCGGAAGTTTTTTGGCACCATTCCAAAAGTTCCAAGTTCAagcattgaaaaaaaaatcattttacaTATGTAGTGTAATGTCAAATTCGTGATATTCTATTTAGTTTTCAAGTGCAAAAAATATTGCATAGTTTCTTCTAATTTGACTATAAATTAGTCAAAATTAATGATGGTTCGTAATAACACTGAAAAAAAGAATGGTAGTCgaaatatatttgaatatttaTCTCATAAATATTTGCAAACAAACATCCTCTCCAGTATTTAGACCAACTACACTATACTCAAACACACATACTATATGTTATTCTTATTTAAGTTCAACACACACGAGCCATCTTTATACGTTGTGTtcgatttagagggtgtttggctgagcttataagctaactcaaaacagcttataagttgtttaggagcgtATAAGCTCCTCCAaagtgtttggtaaaataagtTTCCAAACAagttataagctctaaaaataagttccaagagtttataagctccccaaaaaataagctcctctaccccaacttatttttttataatctcatatgcaacaatcatcttacaaatatttttcaactataatttattattttcattatatatcattcaagttcatttttcttcgattttctctctctaacaaaaaattctctctctagtttataagctcaattatctaaacactttgacaacttataaactcttaaaaattacatcttataagctcttgaaacatcttataagctcttggagcttataagccttttaaaataagattagccaaacaccctcttagtagATCAAATAAGATCTAGTTTCatgatataatatattgcaTCCCTTCACAAAAACTCTTTTTAATGAAGTGtatatggattttaaaaaaaatatcgtGTATTTGATGAGTGAAGTAATTATTTCTCAGTAAAATACACatgaatttaaagaaaattaattgtgtatttggTGAGCGGTGAAGGGGTtccacatttaaaaaaaaatggtactTCCTCCATCCCACAAAACTTGAGCAGAATTTTTTTTCGGATTATCCCGCGAAGTTTGAGCAATTTCCTTATATGGCAATTTTTTAATCTtctctttattcactttttcacctaccacatttaacacataaaatactaattccttaaaatccgtgccgaaaagaaattgctcaagtTTCGCGAGACAAATGAAGTAATAGTAAGTGAATTTATGTAAGTCTATTAATGAGAATATGTATAAATATGTAGAAATTTTAATGATAATAGTTAGCCTGATTATTTTCAAAGAAGAATTAGGAAGAAGTTTTGTGGAagaacccaaaaataaaaattaggaatAATTTTTGTGTACAAAAAAAGTAATGGAGTACTAGTATATTATTTGGTTGGCCGAAGTTTAATTTTGAGACTATATATGTAGGATTAATCTTGAACTTTAACAAATTTATCTCCAATAATTTTGGGTTGGTTCAATCTTAAACAATCTCGACTAATATATAGTCTATAAAAATTGTTCACCctacaaaatataatttatctTGGACTTCAATATTTTAACAATATCCTCTCATGACATAATACCAATTTAAATCAAACATTTCAGCATTaccaaaaaaatgaataataattaatcaagAAACATCCAAAAATCACAGCTAAACTAACAGCAGTTTCTCCTCTCAGTCTCAGATTCCCCTTCCATGGCCTTCACGTGATAGTgctcaccccccccccccccccccacccacccccctcaATCGTCTCCTTCACTCCACCAATGACCAAaggcaagaagaagaagaaaaaaaaggtgaaaaagaaaagcaggaaaaatacatacatacaaTTCCCAAACAGGAATGCAAAACCACCATTTCCTCCACGCATAAATAC is a window from the Salvia miltiorrhiza cultivar Shanhuang (shh) unplaced genomic scaffold, IMPLAD_Smil_shh original_scaffold_419_1, whole genome shotgun sequence genome containing:
- the LOC131004524 gene encoding uncharacterized protein LOC131004524 produces the protein MRYYEPNVEKINSALEAGVYQQFLASAIQRIQLSKAKLLGNQLVHERTENVEVQAASSMQMDDATSLTDQTVERNQTGMNSTILDENQSGTSLAAGPHLSLGFIEAQMLWNKHGIL
- the LOC131004525 gene encoding agamous-like MADS-box protein AGL104 — translated: MGRKKLAMRRIDNPTSRQLTYTKRKDGIVKKAGELSVLCDTDVALIMFSPSGRLTSFASNGRIEDIFLRFVDRPDELRGGPINHEEFLSQKLKQLKYEGEMLEKIAM
- the LOC131004551 gene encoding uncharacterized protein LOC131004551; amino-acid sequence: MEKHVQRLLNRISVAAITAATLILLLLSIQTPQTCFDPSDPNPKPHTRFPKSTCDFHPRAYTTVEKRNRRVWSTKAWNVAVASYASFFETLRARNHIANHSHVLVVSAGPGHAVRALRDSGVEDVTGVEVVEWPPLVSRADPHNLPFFDGIFDLGFGAYLDLALFPGRYVGQIERTVRRGGVCVVAVEECGAEEVAQIVKLFQKSRFVDAKSVVLAGERRTRIVMKVES